GCCTCGAGCTGGTGCAGTTGGTGCCGGTCGTGCCTGCCGGGTTCGTGCGGCAGGAGGATCACTCGTGAAGTGGTACACGGTCGCCGAGGATGCAATCGAGGCGCTCACGGTATCGCGGAAGGAGGCGATTGCAGCGATCGAGGCTCTACCCGATGCTGATGAGCGCACAGCCAACGAAGTACTCGGTTTCATACTGCGGCTGACGTTCTACGCGGGTGTGTCCGAACATGCCCGCGGCATAGGCGCCGGCACATCGAAGATGGTCGGCGGGAACCGGACGGAAACGCTCATGGAGCAGGCCATCGCGGCGGGCCTGCTGGTCGAGGCCGAAGGGGCGGCGGAGGCAACCACGTGAGCTGGCTCAAGACCAGTGACACAGCTGCGACTCATCCGCGCGTGCTGGCACTGCGCAACGCGCCAGGTGCGAAGGAGCACACGGTCAACGAGGTGTTCGGGTTCGTCAGCCGCCTGGCGGTGTATTCGGCCGGGCAGCTGACGGATTACCGGATCGACATCGGCGCAGCGGAGATGCTCGGTGGTCGGCGCACACGTACCCTGCTGCGGCAAGCGGTCGCGGTCGGTCTGATGGTCGAGCAGGGCGACGGCTCGGATCGTTACTGGATGGTGGTCGAGGACAGCGACGGCCTGTTTCACATCCGGCGCCAGGACGAGATCGAGTTCGAGCGGCAGCGCAAGAGAGACGCGTCGAACACCGCGTTGATCGTTCCGGTGCGTCTGCGCGACGGTGACGCCTGTCGGTACTGCGGGAACACCGTGAACTGGTTCGATCGTAAGAGTGGCCGCAGCGGCACGTATGACCACCGCGAGCCGGGCCAGGCCGCGCGGCTGGAGAGCTACGTGGTGGCGTGCAAGACGTGCAACAGCAAGCGTGGCGACAAGCCCGATGCCGACGAGCGGATCCCGTTGCTCCCGGCGCCAGCGCATCCTCACTACTCACCGAGCACGATCAAGTGGTTGAAGGGCCATGGCGTCGACGTCGAAGCGAACACCGGTGACAGCGAAAGTGCGCCCTACTCGTCAGTACGCAACGCGACATGTCGCGAATCTCGTGAGAGCGTTTCGAGCGTTGCAGAACGCACTTCTGCGGCCGCAGGAACGGACGAAGCGTCCACAAAACCGCAGAATGACGCGGACCGATCTGACAGATATCTGACAGATATCGGACAGATCCGGATGGATTCTGATAGGTCGGAAGGGGTACGGCCCGGGTCGGGACGGGTCGGGCCGGGTCGGGCCGGGTCGGGTCGGGCCGGGTCGGGTGCCGGCCCGTCGGCAGGCGGGCGGGGTGGTGATCCCACGGCTACCCATCCCACCGGTGCATCTCCGGACACCCCGAGATCTCCTGACGCAGCCCTTGGTGAAGATCTGGGTGAGCAGCTGACGCGGGACTCTGCAGGAGGTCGGCAGCGCGCACCGACAGCGCAGGCAGCCGGCAGCTCAGCGGTCGACACTACGCAGCCGGCGCCCGAGCCCAACGACGGCGACGGATCGACGCGCTCACCCACGAAGGCGATGTCAGACGACGGCGGAGCATCGGTGCCGCACGCTGCAGCGCACACACAACAGCCGTGACAACAGTCAGCACCACGACGGCGACGCGCGCACCGGCGAGCGATGCGACGACGAACAGGAAGGACACGGTAGCGATGGACGGTCACGAGGTCCGAGGTCGAAGCAGAGTCGCGAGTCGCGGCGTAAACGGAAGCGTCGACGAGCGGCGGAATCTCAGGTGTCGACGCGCTCGCGGGCGGGCACGCAGGAGGCGTCCTGAGATGGGTTGTCGTAGGTGCGTGCTACTGATTGACCGTCGTCTCCGCGGGCGGCACAACCGGGGTAAGGGCGTCGCAATCACGAGATCCGCGCTCGCGGACACCGTCCCGAAACTCTCCGTGCACCGCGGGCCGTTTTCCCCTTTTTATCTCCCGAATATTGTTGGTGCTCAACAGGTCCCGTGCCTGGTCGAGGGGTCGCGATGAGCATCATGTCGAGGGTGTGCCGCCAGCTGACGGCCGCTCAGGTGCTCGAGGCGAACGAGCTGTGCCGGCAATACGTGGGTAAGCCACTCGAGGCGTGCACTGTCGACGAGATCCGGCAGGTGCGTCGCGCTATCGCGGATGACCTGCTCCTGTTGCGGCTTGACCTGGAGCTCGCGATCGACGACCTGGCGCGGATTGTCGGCACGGAGCCTCCGGACGTCGGTCCTAAGGGATAGACTGCTCGGCATCCGATCACCGGATCGATGATCGGCCAACGCAAGTGACGAGGAGCCTTCGCGGGCCAAGTCACGAGGACCGCGGCCGACAAGTCCGGCAGTGCGAGGCCAGCCACGGATGCGAACCGTGGTCCGTCGAGCCGTGAAGATGCCGCAACTTCGATCACGTTGCAGGCCAGCGCCGTTCGGCGTCCGTCTCCGTGCTCTGCGGTCACTCTCATCATCACTACGTGCCGTGCTCGTATGTCGAGGCGGCGGAATCGGAGTCATCATGCTTACGAAGGAACAGCGCGAGCGGCGCGCCCGACTTCTGAAGGAGGGAATGGAGCTCTGCGATCGGGCAAGAGCCGAGAATCGCGACTTCACGCAGGCTGAGCAGGAGAAGTGCACAGCGAATCTCGACGCTGTGCGGCAGATCGACGCGGCCGCGGAGGCCGCTTCGAAGTCTGACGACATCATGGAGAAGATCACCGGTCTATTCACCAAGGCCAGCGATAACGGTGCGGGCAAGGTGTTGTCGTTCGCCGGGATGGGCGCGAAGGCGCTGCGGACCGCGGCCGAGCGAGATATGCCGGGCGTGGGGGTGAAGGCGCTCGCAGCGACAGGTGTCTCTCTCCTGACCGAGGAGTCCCTGATCGATTCGCCGGTGGCGCTCGGTCAACCGGCCTCGAGCCTGCTCGATCTCATCCCCGTCAAGACCGTTGACACCGGGCGCTATTCATACCTGCGCCAGGTGACGCGCACGAACTTAGCTGCACCGGTCGCGGCGGGTGACCTCAAGCCCACATCGACGTACACACTCACGCGCATCGAGGGCGAGCTGAACGTCATCGCGCACCTGAGCGAGGCGATCCCGGAGTCGTGGCTGGTGGACAACACCGAGCTTGGCACGTTCATCGATTCCGAGATGAATTACGGGCTCCAGGTCGAGATCGAGAACCAGGTGATCAACGGCAACGGCACGGCGCCGCAGCTGGCCGGGTTCGCGAACGTCTCAGGTATCCAGACTGTCCCGTTCGCAACGGACCCCGTCACAACCTGCAGGACAGCGATCACGGCTGTGGAGACAATCGGGCTGCAGGCCGGCTCGTTCGTGCTCAACCCGAGCGACTGGGCCGCGATCGAGACCCTGAAGGAGACCGGCGTCGGATATCTGCTCGAGGGGGCCGGTGCACCCATCGACCGCATCGCGCGCCGACTGTGGGGTGTGCCCGTGGCGGTTTCCAACGCGGTCCCTGCGGGGACGGGGTGGCTCCTGGCCAAGGAGGCGCTGATGCTGGTCTCTTCGCAGGTCGTTTCGCTGAAGTGGGCGCAGCCGCGAGACCTGTTCGAGCGCAACCAGATCCTCGCGCGGTGTGAGGGTCGGTTCGAGCTGGCGATCCCACGGCCGGCCGGTGTCGTGAAGATGACCCTGACCGACGCCTGATCGGCTCGTCCTGGTCCAGGGCGTCAACGTCACCCGCGCCGGTCCTTGTCTTGAGATTCAGCCGGTGCGGGATCGATGGTCGGCGAGACCGCGGTACGCCTTTCTAGCTGTGGTCTGAGACCCGGCCAGCGCCCTGCAAGCGGCATCCCCGGAGTTATCAGGCCCTCCGGGGATGCCGCTTCACGCTGCCGCAGAGGGAGGGAAGCGAGCCGAAGTGGGCAGGGGAGCCCCAGCCCGCGCGGAGCTGGACTCCACCATTTGCCGCGTCGGTCGGTTGCTTCGCGTCGGCGGTATAGGTGCAGCAGCCTCGCGGGGATTACTCGGAGGCTCAGGGCCGGGATGTGAACGCCTCGGCTACGGCTGCCACGCCGTCCGCGCCCGGGCCTGCCTTGGACCGCGTGCGAGTGTCGTTCTCGGGGTCGGTGCAGTAGCCCCTCTGACGGGCGACGTCACGGCTGGCAAGGCCGCAACCACGTTGCCGCAGCTCCCACGTGGTCAGGGGATCGAGTAGGGACAGACAGACCGGGGAATCCCGGCCGTCAGGGGTGTTCGGCCGCGTCGGGCTCGGCTGGTATGCCGCCGATCGCGTGTGTGAGCGCGGCATCGTCCACGAGCGTGTAGATCGCGGTGGACTGGATCGACACGTGCCGCATCGCCTGCTGAGTGGTCCGCAGGTTGCCGCCCGAGCTCTTCAGCACCTGCGTGCCGTAGAAGTGCCGCAACGCATGCGGTGTACCCGGCACGCCGGCCCGGTCCATCGCCCGCTTGATCGCCGTCGACACCGAGCACCGGTGCACGTGCCCGAGCTGCGATGAGGTCGGGAACCACCAGCCGGTGTCCGGCATACGCTCGGCCAGCTCGACGAGCAGCGGGTGCATGGGCAGGAGCGCTTCGTGTCCACCCTTGCCGCGCACGAACAACCGCCCACCGCGCACGTCCTGGCCGCGGATCTTCGCAATCTCGTGCACCCGCAACCCCGCGAACGCAGCCAACGACACATATGCCCTGGTCCACGCTGCGCGCGGGTCGTCGCACGCCTTGAGCAACTGCTCGACCTGGGCGACGCTCAACGGCCGCGGCACTCCCCGTTGCGCTCGCGGGCGAGGCAGCCGGCTGGTCGGGTCGTCGTCGCGCCGGCCCGTCTCGTGCAGCCAGCGGAAGAATGCCCGCACCTGCGCGCGATAGGTCGCCTTCGAGGACCGCGTGACAAGCTCACCGGTGCGCGAATCACGCAGCGTCGACAGCCATTCGGTCAGGTCGTCGGCGCTCGAGGTCAGCGGGTCGAGGTCTGCGGCCAGTAGTCGCCGGATGGTGTACTCGCGGGCGCTGATCGTGCGGTCGGAGTGGCCGGAAGCCAGCCCGTGCCGGCGGAACGCTCGCAACAGTTCTCCGGTCTGCTCTGGCAGGGGTAGCGCCGGCTCTTGCCAGGCAGGATCGAAGGTCAGGAAATCACTCATTCTCGGTCAACGACCCTTGCCGCTCACACTGCGCCAGGCGCTCGCGGGCGGCCGTCAGCTCGCGGACGATCAGGTCGAGCAACCTCACGTCACCGGGGATCGTGAACCACGACCCGATGATGTCCAGGCCGAAGCGGGTGCCGGGGTCGCGGTCGTCGTCCGGGTCGGCGTATATCCATGCGTCGACGAGCACGCCGTGTTGCACGTCGCCCTCGTGCGCGTGCGGGTCGAGCAGCGGGTTTCGGTGGTCCAGGGTGCACCAGCACGGGCACTGAGCCTCACTCATGGCGCACGATCCGATCGGTGACCACGAGCAGCCGGTCTACGTCCTTCTCCAGGTCGGCCCGCACTCGCGAGAGGGATTCGATCGCTGGCACGTCGTGTCGCTCGATCGCGGCAAGGATCGCCTTGGACAGCAGGCGGACTCCGCGCATCGTGTGGTCGAGTTCGTCGAACGGGTCGGTCTCAGCCACGGCGACCACCCAGCCAGTGCAGGCGCAGCGCGCCGGCGACGATGCCGCCGAGCAGCAGCGGCACGGTGACGGATTGAAGACTTGCGCAGATGTCCACTGCAGCGGATACGATCGTGCCCACGATCAGACCTCCTGTGAGTCTGTCGTCACGACCCCCGAGCGTTACCGCGCTGCGGGGGTCATTCTTTGGGCCTGTCGTTGTCCACGTGTGGTCCACGCTGAAACGACAAAGGCCCCTGACCTTGCGTTTCCGCAGGTCAGGGGCCTGATGTGATGGTGGACGATACTGGGATCGAACCAGTGACCTCTTCCGTGTCAGGGAAGCGCGCTACCGCTGCGCCAATCGTCCTTATGGCGATATGTCTACCGCAGAGCGGACAACCGGGCTCGAACCGGCGACCTCAACCTTGGCAAGGTTGCGCTCTACCAACTGAGCTATGTCCGCCTGTAAACCCTGACCGCGTTGGCCGGGGCAACGGATCAAAACTCTATCCGACACCCTGCCCAACAACCAAAACGACCCTGT
This genomic window from Flexivirga oryzae contains:
- a CDS encoding HNH endonuclease, whose amino-acid sequence is MSWLKTSDTAATHPRVLALRNAPGAKEHTVNEVFGFVSRLAVYSAGQLTDYRIDIGAAEMLGGRRTRTLLRQAVAVGLMVEQGDGSDRYWMVVEDSDGLFHIRRQDEIEFERQRKRDASNTALIVPVRLRDGDACRYCGNTVNWFDRKSGRSGTYDHREPGQAARLESYVVACKTCNSKRGDKPDADERIPLLPAPAHPHYSPSTIKWLKGHGVDVEANTGDSESAPYSSVRNATCRESRESVSSVAERTSAAAGTDEASTKPQNDADRSDRYLTDIGQIRMDSDRSEGVRPGSGRVGPGRAGSGRAGSGAGPSAGGRGGDPTATHPTGASPDTPRSPDAALGEDLGEQLTRDSAGGRQRAPTAQAAGSSAVDTTQPAPEPNDGDGSTRSPTKAMSDDGGASVPHAAAHTQQP
- a CDS encoding phage major capsid protein, yielding MPQLRSRCRPAPFGVRLRALRSLSSSLRAVLVCRGGGIGVIMLTKEQRERRARLLKEGMELCDRARAENRDFTQAEQEKCTANLDAVRQIDAAAEAASKSDDIMEKITGLFTKASDNGAGKVLSFAGMGAKALRTAAERDMPGVGVKALAATGVSLLTEESLIDSPVALGQPASSLLDLIPVKTVDTGRYSYLRQVTRTNLAAPVAAGDLKPTSTYTLTRIEGELNVIAHLSEAIPESWLVDNTELGTFIDSEMNYGLQVEIENQVINGNGTAPQLAGFANVSGIQTVPFATDPVTTCRTAITAVETIGLQAGSFVLNPSDWAAIETLKETGVGYLLEGAGAPIDRIARRLWGVPVAVSNAVPAGTGWLLAKEALMLVSSQVVSLKWAQPRDLFERNQILARCEGRFELAIPRPAGVVKMTLTDA
- a CDS encoding tyrosine-type recombinase/integrase; amino-acid sequence: MSDFLTFDPAWQEPALPLPEQTGELLRAFRRHGLASGHSDRTISAREYTIRRLLAADLDPLTSSADDLTEWLSTLRDSRTGELVTRSSKATYRAQVRAFFRWLHETGRRDDDPTSRLPRPRAQRGVPRPLSVAQVEQLLKACDDPRAAWTRAYVSLAAFAGLRVHEIAKIRGQDVRGGRLFVRGKGGHEALLPMHPLLVELAERMPDTGWWFPTSSQLGHVHRCSVSTAIKRAMDRAGVPGTPHALRHFYGTQVLKSSGGNLRTTQQAMRHVSIQSTAIYTLVDDAALTHAIGGIPAEPDAAEHP